The nucleotide sequence GATGACCTAAACAGGCTTCGCATTAATGATATTCATTTTTACGACCAGAAAGAAGCTTCGGAAAAAGCGCGGGTTATGCAACTCGACCTAATCACCATGCTGGCTTATCTGTATTATATGTTCAAAGGATACAAGGAAATCCGGGCTTTTGCTGACACCACAAAAAGTAAAATCTACAATTCAACCCCCGAAACTTTCATTGACGCTTTTGAACGAAAACCCTTGTCTTAAAACAGATCCATATGCTTCATAAAATAAAAGATCTTTTTCTTACATTTTTCAAATTTATGCGATTCCGCGAAAACAATGTTTTTTTGTCCTATTGCAGAACGGGATCTAAATCGTCAAAAAAGGGAAAACACACAAAGATTGACATCCCAAGCCACGTCAGAAATGCTGATATTGGCGATTACACGTATGTTTCAATGAACTCCTGGATCAACAACACCCGAATAGGAAAGTTCTGTTCGATTGGCCCAAATCTGTTGTGCGGCTGGGGAGTTCATCCCACGCAGGGAATCAGTACATCACCCATGTTTTATTCAACAAAAAAACAAAACGGGATCACCTTTAGTTCTACTGACAAGATTGAAGAGCGCGCGATTATTTCGATTGGCAACGATGTTTTCATCGGCGCAAATGTGACTATTCTCGATGGAGTTTCCATTGGTGATGGAGCCATTATTGGTGCCGGAGCCGTTGTTTCAAAAGATATCCCGCCATATGCAATCGCTGTTGGAGTACCGATTCAGATTGTAAAGTACCGGTTCAGCGAAGAACAAATTCAACAGCTGTTGAAAATTAAATGGTGGGATTTTGAAGAGTCAAAACTTAGAGATATTGAGAGCAATTTTTTTAATGTCGATGCGTTTCTTTCGAAAAATAAAGCTGACTGATAATGCGCATCCAGTTTTTTGTTCATTAAATGCGCCAGATACTCTTATCTGAATGAACAGGTTTACACAATACAATGACCTGAGTAAAACCGCAGGGCCGACGCATAAAAATGTTTGTGAATGCTTCTGATTAATGCAGCTGATGCCGACTTCAAGCGTGCAATTTTATACTTTTGTAACACAGAGTTTATAGGAGTACGCACAGAGTCGCACAGAGTAGATTTATTCAGGCAAAAGTCGATATCAATTACAGCAAAGTGAATTTGAAAGCGAGCTTTCAGAATTCGATATGCTGTAATTGATTAACACAACTACGTTGTGTCCTTTCCAATCGGCTTTTGTTTTTTATACTCCGTGGAACTCTGTGAAAAACTCTGGGTTACTCTGTGAACCGAGCACCAGCGGTGCGAGCTCATGAGCACCTTGCAAAAGTGATTTAATGAGCGAATAAACTACGATTCAGGATGTTTTTTAATTGGTTAAATGAGTTGGACCTGAGTAAAACCAGCGCAGTGCAATTTCTTTTGAATTAAAACCGTATTTTTGCAATCAATAACTCAGTAAACACACATCAGATGGAAAAAATCAATTTCAAAAAATGGCTGCCACACATTCTGGCCATAGCGTTGTTTATGCTATTAAGTGTCATTTACTTCTCCCCACTTGTGTTTGACAACAAAGAGTTGCCTCAGGGTGATGTTACAAGTTTTACCGGCATGGGTAAAGATCTGAGAGATCATCATGCGAAAACCGGCGAATACGCCCATTGGTCAAATGCCATGTTTGGAGGGATGCCTGCCAATTACACATATCCGGCTCCAATGCCAAATATATTCATGACGATCAGTAAGGCATTCTCATTCTACATTCCTCAATTGCACTTTGCTATTGTCTTTTTATATCTTTTGGGATTTTATATTCTGTTGATGTCAATTGGCTGTAAGCCATGGCTAAGTATTCTGGGTGCAATCGCATATGCATTTTCATCATACAACCTGATTATAATCGAAGCCGGGCACGTCAACAAAGCGCTGGCAATGGCCACCATGGCTCCGATAATAGGTGGTATTATTATGACTTATCGGAAACAATATCTGATAGGCCTTTTAACTACGCTTGTTTTTACAGGTGTTCACATCTACTACAATCATCAGCAGATCACCTACTATCTCTTGCTGATTATTGCCATCATGTTTGTTACATATTTTATTTATGCCATAAAAGAACATGCGCTGAAACATTTTCTGAAAATTTCGGCCATGTTGATTTTCGTTGCCGGAATTGCCATCCTGCCTTCGATGGGAAAAATGATTACCATCATGGACTACACCAAAGAAACCATGCGTGGTGGTGCAGTACTGAAAAATAATCCGTCCGGAAAGCAGGAAGGCACTGGTCTTGACATTGATTATGCCTATCAGTGGAGTTACGGAGCAGGCGAAACATGGACATTACTGATTCCGAATCTTTATGGTGGAAGTTCGAACTACAACATCGGCACTGACTCCGAAAGCTACAAGGCACTCAAAGGAACAGGTCAGGGAAAAAACTTCACCAAATATGCGCCTGCCTATTGGGGCGCACAGCCATTTACATCGGGACCTGTGTATGCCGGTGCCATTGTTTGTTTTCTGTTTGTTCTTGGGTTAATCATTGTAAAAGGAAAAGAAAAATGGTGGCTGCTATCGGCATCAATTCTTTCTGTCATGCTTGCCTGGGGTAAAAACCTGGAAGGGTTCAATCAGTTTATTTTCGACAATCTGCCATTGTATAATAAATTCCGAACACCGGCAATGGCGCTTATAATTGCAGGAGTGACCATGGCAATTCTTGCCGTATTGGCCATAAAAGAAATGATTGAACAACTAAAGGATGAAAATAAAAAGGATGCAATTCTGCGCAAACTATACATCGCGGGTGGCATTACCGGAGGGCTTACCTTAATTTTCGCATTATTTGGAGGCGGCTTGTTCAACTTCTCTGCAGCCGGTGATGAAAACTATCCGGAATGGCTGGTTGATGCACTGCGGGCTGACCGCAAAGCAATGATGGTTGCTGACGCCTGGCGCTCATTTGCTTTTATCGCGCTCGCTTTCGGCCTCATGTGGGCTTTTCTGAAATATAAATTCAGGGCAAACTTTCTTATTATTGGACTGACTGCACTGATTCTGGTTGACCTGTGGGTGGTGGATCGTCGCTTTCTGGGTTATGACAATTTTATTCCCAAGCGTAAATCCAATACCTATCAGATGACCGAAGCCGACAAAATGATTCTGGAAGATAAAGACCCGAATTACCGGGTGCTCAATCTGGCTTCAAGCACATTCAATGAATCAAACACTTCATACTATCACAAATCGATTGGGGGCTATAGCCCAGCCAAACTCAGACGTTATCAGGATATTATTGACTATCATTTTTCGAAAAATGTCAATGTCAATGTTCTGAATATGCTCAACACCCGATATGTTATCGTTCCCAACAGAGAAACAGGCGGCACAATTGTACAGAAAAATCCGGATGCACTGGGTAATGCATGGTTTGTCGATACACTAAAATGGGTCAATAGCCCCGATGAGGAAATTGTTGCCATCACCGATTTCAATCCACAAACAACTGCCATTATCGATCAGACCTGGAAAGAAAAACTCAGTAAACCTGAGTCTTTGCAGACAACTTCTGATAGCACAGCAGCCATTGTCATGATGGATTATTCGCCCGGTGCAATCAGTTACAAAACTACCAATACGAAAGAACAGCTGGCCGTATTCTCCGAAGTTTTCTACAAAACATGGAAAGCTACCATCGACGGCAAAGAAGTTCCTATTGTTCGTGTTAACTACATTTTACGCGGGTTGCAGGTGCCTGCAGGAAACCATGTCATTCAATTCACATGCAAAGATGAGCTTTACATAAAAGCACAAAAAATATCTTTCTGGGGATCTGTTATTGCAGGTCTGACACTGATTTCACTTATTGGACTGATGATATGGAAATGGATTCGCAGAGATAAAAAAACAGATGAACTAAATAAATCAATTGAATAAAATAATGAAGAAGATAGCACTGATTACAGGTATTACAGGCCAGGACGGATCGTATCTGGCGGAATTTTTATTGGACAAAGGTTATGAAGTTCATGGTCTCATGCGCCGCGCATCGTATTTCAACACAGGACGCATTGAACATCTTTATTTCGATGAATGGATTGAGGATATGAAGCATCAAAAAAAGCTCGAGCTTCATTACGGCGATCTTACTGATTCGTCATCGATCATCAGAATTATTCAGTCGGTAAAGCCGGATGAAATCTACAATCTGGCCGCACAGTCACATGTGAAAGTTTCGTTCGAAGTTCCTGAATATACAGCAGAAACCGATGCCATTGGAACACTTCGAATTCTGGAAGCAGTGCGCATTCTGGGGCTTGAAAAAAAGACAAAAATATATCAGGCCTCTACTTCTGAATTGTACGGAAAGGTACAGGAAGTTCCTCAATCGGAAAACACACCTTTTTATCCGCGCTCACCATACGGAGTTGCAAAACTGTACGGATTCTGGATCACAAAAAACTATCGCGAAGCATACAATATTTTTGCATCCAATGGTATTCTTTTCAATCATGAAAGCGAGCGTCGCGGTGAAACTTTTGTGACGCGTAAAATCACACTGGCAGCGGCCCGCATTGCACACGGACTTCAGAAAAAACTATATCTCGGCAATCTCAATGCCTTGCGAGATTGGGGCTACGCCAAAGATTACATTGAATGCATGTGGCTCATTCTGCAGCATGATACTTCTGAAGATTTTGTAATTGCAACCGGCGAAATGCATCCGGTACGTGAATTCTGTACACTCGCTTTTGCCGAAGCCGGCATTGAATTACGCTGGGAAGGTGAGAATGAAAATGAAAAAGGAATTGATGTGAAAACAGGAATTGTGTACGTTGAGGTTGACCCGAAATACTTTCGTCCTACCGAAGTGGAACAATTGCTTGGCGATCCTTCAAAAGCAAAAAAACTGCTGGGCTGGAACCCCACCAAAACCTCATTCAAAGAGCTTATTCGAATCATGATGAAACATGATCTTGAATTTGTACAAAAACATCATTTATAAAATCAGCCATGGAATTTAATGAGAAAATTTATGTGGCAGGGCATACAGGACTTGTCGGTTCAGCCATTGTAAGATCGCTCCAAAATCACGGATTCAATAATATTATCAGCAGAGATATTTCTGAACTTGATCTTCGGAATCAACAAGCAGTCAATGATTTCTTTGCTTCGGAAAAACCCGTTTATGTAATTCTCGCTGCTGCCAAAGTAGGCGGCATACACGCCAACAACACCTACCCCGCTGAATTCATTTACGACAATATGATGATCGAATTCAACGTGGTTCATGCGGCTTATAAAAATCAGGTAAAAAAACTTCTGTTTCTAGGAAGTTCATGCATCTACCCAAAACTGGCTCCACAGCCCATTAGTGAGGATTCTCTTCTGACAGGCTCGCTGGAACCAACCAACGAAGCATATGCCATTGCAAAAATTTCGGGACTTGAATTGTGTAAGTTTTATCGTCGTCAGTATGGATGCGATTTTATTTCAGCCATGCCAACCAATCTCTACGGCATCAACGACAATTTCGATCTGAACACATCGCATGTACTTCCGGCCATGATCCGCAAATTTCATGAAGCTAAAATTGAAAATAAACCGGAAGTTGTTTTATGGGGCACCGGAAAACCGCTGCGCGAATTTTTATATGTAGATGATCTTGCCGACGCATTGGTACATCTGATGCAAAATTATTCAGAAGAAATTCATGTAAACATCGGCACTGGCGAAGACCTTTCAATCAATGAACTTGCGCTGACTATAAAATCGGTTGTCGGATACGAAGGACAAATGGTGTACGACACAACAAAACCCGACGGCACCCCGCGCAAATTGCTTGATGTAAGCCGCCTCCACGCTTCTGGATGGAAACACACAACATCGTTGCGGGAAGGCATTGAAAAAGTATATCAATGGTACCTGAGCAAATAAAATGGCTGTAGTTTCTGTTATAACCATTACCTACAACGCAGAAAAGGTTCTTGAAAAGACCATTCAGAGCGTGCTTCAGCAAAAAAACTGCAGGATCGAATATATTCTTGTCGACGGAAGTTCAAAAGATTCAACAGTTGATATCATCCGCAAATATGAGCAGGAAGTTCAGCTAGGAAAATTTGAATGTGTCGTGCCATCTGCATTCCGTTGGATAAGCGAGCCAGACAAAGGTTTGTATGATGCCATGAACAAAGGTATGCAAATGGCCACCGGAGAATTCGTCTGGTTTATAAATGCCGGCGACAAAATATTTAATGAGCATACTGTTGAAAACATTGCAGCTTCCTTACACTTGAAACCCGCATCGGATGTGATTTACGGACAATCGCTCATTATTGATGAAAATGATCAGCCCTTGGGCGAGCGACATAAAATTGCTCCAGCCAATCTGAAAAAAAGACATCTTTTAAAAGGACTGGTAGTGTGCCATCAGTCAATATTGGTGCGGAAATCCGTGGCTCCATTTTATGATTTACAATATAAGATTTCAGCTGATTACGATTGGACAAACAAAGTTCTTTCTGTCTCGGAACACAATTTATTCATCAATGATTATATTTCCCGTTTCATGATTTCAGGTCTGTCAGCGCAGCACAGAAAAAAATCATGGAAAGAACGTTTTAAGATCATGAAAAAACATTTTGGGTTATGTCGCACCCTGTGGGCTCATTTTGTAATCGCGCTCCGGTTCCCGTTCTCGAAGAAATATTAACCCGTTTCAATTGTACCGAAACATCTGGAGTCTTTATTTATAAAACGAATTTCTGAAAGCTGAAAACTCGTCTTTCCGCAGTACGCAACGCTTCCAGAATGCATTGATGAAGCCGATTCCATAACCAATGAGCTGAATGAACGTGGCTGCAATGGAATAAAAAGCGATGACAAGGCTTTTGTTTTTAATCAGAGAATCAACGAATATCATCAGTACGTAAAGCGCAATTGGCGCCAGAATCCAGAAACTAAAAAATGATGCTGCTATCAATAATATCAGACCAATCGTAAATACCGATGGAAATAAATGCACAATTTTCAAGGAATCCGGATATTTTTTATACAGATTGATGCGTGCAATTCCGGAATTGTAAACCTGCTTGAAGAATTTTCTAAAATCAGTTCTGCGCTTGTGATACACCCATGCTTCGCGAATCAATACACATTTATACCCACCCTTAAAAATGCGAATACTGAAATCAATATCTTCGCCAAAACGCATTTTTGAAAAACCACCCAGCGCAAGATATACATCCTTCTTCACACCCATATTAAAGCTTCGCGGATAAAATTTATCAAGCTTCTTCCTCCCTCCACGAATGCCTCCCGTAGTGAAGAACGATGTCATGCCATAATTGATGGCCTTCTGAATTTTTGTAAAGGATGTATGCGCTCTGTCAGGGCCTCCGAATGCATCGACCGGAAATTCTTCAAGATATTTTCTCACAATCTCAAGATATCTTTGTGGTATTATACAGTCGGAATCAAGAATGATGAGATACTCTCCGCTACTGCGCTCTGCTCCATAGTTTCGGGATTGTCCCGGTCCAGAATTACTTTTTGAAAAATAACTGATTACAAGATTATCATCATACTTTTTGCAAATGTCTTCGCAAGGAACACTGGAACCATCTTCGACAATAATTACTTCAAAGTCGCGGTACGTCTGGGCTACCAGGCTTGCCAGCAGTTCATCCACTTCATCAGGCCTATTATAAACTGGTACTATTAAGGAGAAGTATGGTGTCATTTCAATTTGCATTAATTATTTCAGTCCTTTAATCACTGGTTTTCCTGGAATGAAGTCCTTGCCGTAGTTCGGCTCAAAATATGCGGTGTTTTCGAAATCCAACTTCTGAAACTTTTCAAAAGCCAGGCTGCATGCGAAAGCTGCGCGGTGCATATTTTCATTCAGAAAAACAACATTGCTGAAAGTTGAATACAATGCTTTCAATTTTTCTGCACCAGTACCGGCAAGAAATACTTTCCTGTCTGCAAATTCATCAAGACTTGATTCGTCCATAATCCAGGGTGTTGATGGCCTGACTTCATTTAGCGAAGCATCGTAGAATGCTGCGAATGCTTCCATACGACGCGCATCAATCAAAGGGATCAGCAAATCAGTACCTGTTGCTTTTGAAATTTCTTTCATCCCGAAAGCAGCTGAATGCAGCGACCCGACAGCGATAAGCGGAATGCCGAGTGAATGACAAATTCCTTTGCCGGTGCTTACACCTATTCGTAATCCGGTGTAGGAGCCAGGTCCCGAGCTGACAGACACCGCACTAAGATCTGCTGGCACAACATTATTCTGCTTCAGAAGCGCATCTATCATTGGCATAAGCGTGGATGCGTGCGCCATTTCAGTTTCAGCAACAACTTCCTCCATCAGCAATCCATCGCGGCTCAGCGCCGCTGAACAGACCTGTGTGGCTGTTTCTATGTGAAGAATAAGACTCAATGTTAGTTTACTTCAAAAAGATTTTTCCGATCAACCACTTCCACTTTTTCATCTCCCTGAAGCTTTTTGGCAATGGCGCTGTAAGGTGCAACAATAACAACTTCATCCTTTTTCAGTCCTTCAAGAATCTGAATATACTCATTGTCCTGCACGCCGGTCTTCACCGTTTTGCGTTTTGCAATGCCATTTTCAATCACAAAAACAAATTCTGTGACCGCGTCCTGATCATTCTTTTTTTCTTTTTTTTCTTTATCATCTGTCACTAAAACGTCTGATTCATCGCGCGTAGTAACGGATTGCACCGGCACAGACAAAACTTGTTTAACTTTCTCGGTCTGAATTTCAACCGATGCTGACATGCCTGGTCTGAAAGGAGAATAATCTATGGCGCCTTTGGGAATCATGTCGGCATACGACGATGAAAGAATTTGAATTGTAACATCGAAGTTACTAACCTGATCAGCACTGATGCCGCTAACGTTGGCCGAATTGCCGATTTCAGTCACAATTCCTTTGAATTTTTTATTCGGATAAGCATCGACATCAACAATAGCAGTATCGCCCAGAGACAAGCGTACAACCTCATTTTCGTTCACGCTGGCCATAACTTCCATTTCTGCCATGTCGGCAATTCGAAGAATTTCGGTTCCCGAACCAAATTGCGATGCCCCTGCAACCCGCTCCCCTACTTCAACATTGAGGGTGCTGATGGTTCCGTCGACCGGAGCAACGATGGTAGTCCGGGACAGATTTTTCGAAGCTTCACTCATGCTTGCCTGCGCACTATAGACATTGAATTTGGCCGCGTTTACTGTCTGTTTCGACGCTTGCACTTCGGCCTTCGCTACGTCAAATTGTGCCTGGGCAGCATCGAATTCAGCATTGGAAATCACCCCCTGATCAAACAGTGTTTTATTCCGTTTATACGAAGATTCGGTATTTAAAAACTGCGCCTCGGTCTGTGACAAACGAGCCTCAGCATTGGAAAGATTGGCTTTCTGCGAATTTACGTTGGCTGCAATCTGCTCATAGTTTGCCTGGTAAATATCAGGTTTGACGCGGGCCAGCACCTGGCCTTCCTTCACGAGGTCGCCCTCTTTTACAAGCAACTCAACTATTTCGCCCGAAACATCAGGGCTGAGTTTGACCTCGCGCACCGGTTGAATTTTCCCACTTGCAGAAACTGTTTCAATGATATCGCGGGAACTAACGTTTTCAACTGCGACCTTGATTGTCTCAACACCACCAATTACGCCAGTCTTACGCAGAATGACCAATAAAACCACAAGGCCAATAATACCCCAGATTATAATTCTTTTGTTCTGTTTTTTCAGTGCCATAGTTCTACTGATTTTTGTTACAACCTGATTTCTTTGCCGAGATAGTAGTCGAGAATTTTTGTGCGGAAAATGAATTCATATTTCGACTGAAGCATTTCCGATTTAGCTGTTGCAAGTTTATTTTTAGCATCGCTGTAATCAATGGGTGTTGCGAGTCCGACATTGAAACGTTGATCCATATATGAAAACGATTCTTCGAGCGCAGCCACCTGTTTTTTCGTTGCTGCATATTTTCGGTATGCACCCGATGCATCGGCATATGCCTGTTGAATTGTTTTCTGTAAATTCAATTTCTCCTGCTCAAAATTGATGGTGGCCGATTCAATGCTGATCTTTGCCTGACGTACAGCCAGCGTAGTATTCAAGCGGCTGAATATTGGTATCGTGAGCTGAAGCCCGACTGATTTATTGATGTTGTCGTTGATCTGATCCTGAAAGGGCGTTGTTTCATACGTGTAATCCAGCGAGGGCATCATTACATATTCAGTCAATGATTCACTGGTAAAACCAATCGTGTCAACACCATTGACATTATAACCGGTCATACGCCTGCTGGCTCCGGAATAGCCGGTGCCTAAGGAAGCGTTGAGCGAAAGTTGCGGATATCTTCCCGCACGGGCAACACCCAGATTGCGCTCTGCAATCTGAACTCTGTATTGTGAAGCCAGCAGCCCCGGCTGATTCTTCTCAGCAAAGGCATAAACATCGGCAGGATTCATGAGCAAAAACGAACTCGTGTCAAGCGTGCTTATGTCGGGAACAGCTATCTGAAAGCCGCTCACATCCTTAAGGTCGAGCATCTGCGCCAGCGTGAGTATGGACATTTCAAGCTGATTCTCTGCGCTTACTAACTGACTTTCTTCGGAGGCCGCCTGCGCTTCGATTGTAAGCAAAGCGCCCTGTGAAACTGATCCGGCTGCATACATTTTTCGATTTTTGTCAACCTGTAGTTGTGTTATTTCAAGTTGACTCTCTGCATTATTGACAAGTTCCATAGCATAAAGAACCTGAAGATAAGCAGTCGCAATGGAGAGCGATATATCATCCGAAGTCTGCTGTGCATCAAGCATGGCAGCTTCTGCTTCCAGCTGGCTTTTCTTGTATGAGTTTACGAGATTGAATCCGTTGAAAATCGTAACGTTCGCTCCAATATAGAAATTATTTGAACGAACACGGTCTGTTGCAAATTCATTGGTATACATATCCACCGTGCGTCCATAGTTGTAGGTATGCGTTGCACCGGCCGATACACCGGGGAGAAATGCCGCCTTGTCACGGGTCAGCGACAGCTTTGCCAATTCGGAATTCAGCTTCTGCAAACGAATAGTGAGATTGTTTTCTCTCGCATACTGAATGCAGGATTCAAGCGTCCAGACCGTCTGTCCTTCCACTGCGATGGCAGAAAGCAGCAGAAATATCAACAAAAGTCTTTTCATCAGTAGTTCTGTGTTAAGTGTAACAAAAGTACGAAATTAGGTGGTTATTCGTGTATGTTTCAAAATAATTATACAAAATCGGGTAGAAAAGAGCCTTGCGGCATAGGGCATGCGGCATGCGGCACACCCAACATTCTGTCGTCCGCAAGA is from Bacteroidetes bacterium GWF2_43_63 and encodes:
- a CDS encoding chloramphenicol acetyltransferase, which produces MDIPSHVRNADIGDYTYVSMNSWINNTRIGKFCSIGPNLLCGWGVHPTQGISTSPMFYSTKKQNGITFSSTDKIEERAIISIGNDVFIGANVTILDGVSIGDGAIIGAGAVVSKDIPPYAIAVGVPIQIVKYRFSEEQIQQLLKIKWWDFEESKLRDIESNFFNVDAFLSKNKAD
- a CDS encoding GDP-mannose 4,6-dehydratase gives rise to the protein MKKIALITGITGQDGSYLAEFLLDKGYEVHGLMRRASYFNTGRIEHLYFDEWIEDMKHQKKLELHYGDLTDSSSIIRIIQSVKPDEIYNLAAQSHVKVSFEVPEYTAETDAIGTLRILEAVRILGLEKKTKIYQASTSELYGKVQEVPQSENTPFYPRSPYGVAKLYGFWITKNYREAYNIFASNGILFNHESERRGETFVTRKITLAAARIAHGLQKKLYLGNLNALRDWGYAKDYIECMWLILQHDTSEDFVIATGEMHPVREFCTLAFAEAGIELRWEGENENEKGIDVKTGIVYVEVDPKYFRPTEVEQLLGDPSKAKKLLGWNPTKTSFKELIRIMMKHDLEFVQKHHL
- a CDS encoding GDP-fucose synthetase, which translates into the protein MEFNEKIYVAGHTGLVGSAIVRSLQNHGFNNIISRDISELDLRNQQAVNDFFASEKPVYVILAAAKVGGIHANNTYPAEFIYDNMMIEFNVVHAAYKNQVKKLLFLGSSCIYPKLAPQPISEDSLLTGSLEPTNEAYAIAKISGLELCKFYRRQYGCDFISAMPTNLYGINDNFDLNTSHVLPAMIRKFHEAKIENKPEVVLWGTGKPLREFLYVDDLADALVHLMQNYSEEIHVNIGTGEDLSINELALTIKSVVGYEGQMVYDTTKPDGTPRKLLDVSRLHASGWKHTTSLREGIEKVYQWYLSK
- a CDS encoding glycosyl transferase family 2, which gives rise to MQIEMTPYFSLIVPVYNRPDEVDELLASLVAQTYRDFEVIIVEDGSSVPCEDICKKYDDNLVISYFSKSNSGPGQSRNYGAERSSGEYLIILDSDCIIPQRYLEIVRKYLEEFPVDAFGGPDRAHTSFTKIQKAINYGMTSFFTTGGIRGGRKKLDKFYPRSFNMGVKKDVYLALGGFSKMRFGEDIDFSIRIFKGGYKCVLIREAWVYHKRRTDFRKFFKQVYNSGIARINLYKKYPDSLKIVHLFPSVFTIGLILLIAASFFSFWILAPIALYVLMIFVDSLIKNKSLVIAFYSIAATFIQLIGYGIGFINAFWKRCVLRKDEFSAFRNSFYK
- a CDS encoding tRNA (adenosine(37)-N6)-threonylcarbamoyltransferase complex dimerization subunit type 1 TsaB, with product MSLILHIETATQVCSAALSRDGLLMEEVVAETEMAHASTLMPMIDALLKQNNVVPADLSAVSVSSGPGSYTGLRIGVSTGKGICHSLGIPLIAVGSLHSAAFGMKEISKATGTDLLIPLIDARRMEAFAAFYDASLNEVRPSTPWIMDESSLDEFADRKVFLAGTGAEKLKALYSTFSNVVFLNENMHRAAFACSLAFEKFQKLDFENTAYFEPNYGKDFIPGKPVIKGLK
- a CDS encoding efflux transporter periplasmic adaptor subunit produces the protein MALKKQNKRIIIWGIIGLVVLLVILRKTGVIGGVETIKVAVENVSSRDIIETVSASGKIQPVREVKLSPDVSGEIVELLVKEGDLVKEGQVLARVKPDIYQANYEQIAANVNSQKANLSNAEARLSQTEAQFLNTESSYKRNKTLFDQGVISNAEFDAAQAQFDVAKAEVQASKQTVNAAKFNVYSAQASMSEASKNLSRTTIVAPVDGTISTLNVEVGERVAGASQFGSGTEILRIADMAEMEVMASVNENEVVRLSLGDTAIVDVDAYPNKKFKGIVTEIGNSANVSGISADQVSNFDVTIQILSSSYADMIPKGAIDYSPFRPGMSASVEIQTEKVKQVLSVPVQSVTTRDESDVLVTDDKEKKEKKNDQDAVTEFVFVIENGIAKRKTVKTGVQDNEYIQILEGLKKDEVVIVAPYSAIAKKLQGDEKVEVVDRKNLFEVN